The window tGATGAAAGTTTTCTATTAGATTATCCCCGAGAGATaatgtgtatttaaattttgtctgtATTTACAAAACTAGAAAACATAATTCTCTAAGTTGATGAATTTCACGAATTGCgtatttttcatgaataaattGGGTTTTAGTATGCATTAGGATTCATGGACATTGGGTGTCTGTAGAAATGCTGCTATATCTGATTGCGTGAAAAAATTGTGATGATGATGTCACTGTTTTAACAGAAGTTGATTCTTTACAGCAACGGTTTGAAACGATGCCTACCACCATTGGATGTTTGGATCCACCCCTTGGCAATACACGTCTCCAGACAGTCCGACTTATTGCTGCTCTGGTTTTAACAAATACCCACACTGTTAATGTAGAGTTAGccaatttaggaacaattaaaGTTTTACTTGTAAGTACAATGGAAAtgcttttcatttttgttatgATTTATGGGGATTTTTGGAAATGATCAAAATGTTTactgaaatttaaatgaatttgaagaGGGCATTAGATCTGTATGAAAACAAAGTTTTCCTAACAGACTtgtattattaaaagaaatttgcaTGGTGACATAAAAGACTcaagaaagaaaattttcaatgaattcagcaagatttatttttttttatctttaacatGCTCAAGATATTTTCATCGCTAGTGAGCGTCTCCTTCCTCTACATGGACATCATGATCATTAACTTTCATCGTTTTGTTTCTTTCAGgatttatgttttcattatgTTTGGAATAACTTTTTACATACCCATGTTAGTCAGTGTGTGAACACTATTCTGTACAATTCTCCGGTGGAAGTGGATGGCAAGAAGGAGCATCTATTATTAGCACAggtattttttaagcatttaaggtggaataacacattatcacaaaatggctgaccgctgatcgaaacaacatttcgttttattgaaAGGATTTTATGAAATTAGAtatgtaacttactccatagccgagtggataaagtgtcggacttgtgatccgtacatcacGAGTTCGAATCCTGCAGGGGCTTTTGTTACTTActgcaataattattttaggtaTTCATTTTTTGTCCCCAAACTGCGAAtgtttcgcttatttgacatttgcacagtttattaatcattatacctttcattatcaaaaaaattcctgttaatttgagtgactttttccaggtgtgttattccaccttaataatttatataagtCAAGAGAAGAAGTACATCCTACATTGATTTGGCCTGAGTTGGAATTATataagatgtttttttttttttattctttttcagTTATTTACTGATTGCAATTTATTACAAAGAATTATGGAAGTCTGGGAAGAGAATGACCAGCAACAGTAAGTTCTGATTTTCTTTGTCCTTGATTTACGCTCTGACCAGTATAATTTCTTGGGTTCTGTCTCAATTTATGTAGTGCGAGCAAATATTGAtataatcaaacattttctGATGATATATGAAAAGTCTTCCTTAGTGGCATAAATTTAAGTGTAGGGTACCCGTTTCCTATATGTACGGTACAAAACTCTCATTGAATAAAATCTGGCTGCTAATATTATCAAACACCAGTAAATTCAGTGCAAGTGTATTATTACCTATATCTTCTACATCTATAGGAGTCAAGAAAGGGGTCGGAGAAAAGGCTACATGGGGCATCTTACAAAAATGGCAAATGACATTGTAGCTGTGATGGAAAAGGGAGAGAATTCAGAATTGGTGAAAGATCAATTTGCAGGTAATCAGTGTTGTGTACTTTCTCATTGTGGTTGATATTCAGTATATGGTCATAGgagtttttgcatttttaagacggttttgaaaatttaattaaacttgtGTTTTGCAGAATTACCAGAAGAAGTGAGGGAGAGGTGGGACGGTTTTGTGGCTGGTGCTCTGTTGGATGTCAACAAAAGGAATACTGTGGAatcggtaaaaaaaataaaactgatttttctatcggtaaaaaaataaaactggatTTTCTATCTAGAATTTAGACATTCATCTATAGCTAAGTATGATTTGTCTGTGGTTTTATACAACCAATATTTTCTCTTCATCccacttaaataaaaaatttaagacATTTTCTTGATTTGTGATCTAACCTTATTAAGATTTTGTGGAGGGATAAATTTCAATGATGTATGTTACCAACtatataaacataattttcCCCCAAGAATGTATCTGCATTTACCGTACTCGCAGGTTAACTTCTAATTTAACTCTCAGGATAACgactgatttttttcttttgtggcAGATGCGAGGTCGACCACTGACGTCCAGTAGTGACGATGAAGAAAGTGATTTTAGAGACATTCCATTCCCTCAGGATGCCGCCATGCAACAGGTCAGTGACATTTCATTTCTCAAGTcaaaattggtttaaaaaatcattgatattaaaggtaaaacaataaatgaagacattgaaaatttaaagtaaaagttAAAAAGATATTCTTCAGAAAACATGAATATTGAGTGTGATTTGCTCTTCATCATTATGGTAAAATTATGGATAAAAATTTACCATTCTGCCAATTTTCATCATTAATCCATTATATGTGTACGTATGTGTAAACCGTAGCATGACAAACatctttaaaatgtagaaaatgaCTGTGTTTCATAGTTTTATATACTTGAGTTGATCATAACATGAATAATTTACAAGTCTGTCATCTCTCTTCTTCTCTGTGTATTAAGTTAAAGAAGGTCTATGGTTAGCGGTGTAAATTTATCTTTCCTGTTGTTAAAGGATATTCACTAAGTCCTAGTCTTTGTTAAACTCAAccttttcattttcatgaaagCAGGGTCAGATGTGATAACCTAGATTTGATCAATCTCAAAAAGACTGCAAGAGAAGgattgcaaaattaaaattttcaagctttggaaaaattgaattgatagctagaaacaaacaaaaagacTGAATGAAACAGTATTGTTTGGTTAAGAAAATGAAGTTCTAGTTGGAGTCCTTTCTTACTTAGTCTCTTGGAAAATTATATATGATTGCCTACTCTTGCTTATCAAGTCTCCTGTACAATCAATCCTTAGTCCTTAAGAAGGCAGGATTGAAAATGATTGCCTGGTTTATTCATTAGGCCTTCTCTGATTACCAGCTGCAACAGATGACCTCAAACTTCATTGACCAGTTTGGTTTTAACGAAGAGGAATTTCAGGAGCAGGAAGAGAAAGCCGAGTAAGTATTGCTGCTTGTTTGTGTTGTTTGTCCTACAGATATCTGGTGTACATCATTGTAGTACAATTACTGTATATCCGGGTGTTTTTTttgcgtgtcacaaaatttgcgaaaatgggtAAATtgtgtagcatttttaatttgcgccagtcattttttgcgatttaaaaagtttcttacaGAAAATAATGCAGAATATTATTTCTGCGTATTGAATAATTTGTGATTCAAAAGACATCGCGAATAaagcgaaaattagatcatcggGGAAATTACCGGATATATGGCACTTGGTACTGTTTGTTGAGTTGATTATGAATGTGGTTGTAAGTGACTGTAAGAAATAATACCTTTGTTTTGACATTGTATTATTTATCCCAGATGATGTTTAAAAGCTATTTCAGCCATACTTTTTCAGGAATGTTATTTTTCTGCTTTGACTTTGAATTCTGCATAAATGCAGATTTCCACagatttgaaaatcaaaatggtCATTATTGAGACCAAGGCAGACTTAAACTGATTTGATTTCCTTTTATTTCTTCCTCTGCAAATAACATCCCAGACTATACATTTGATTGTAATTGGCAATAGCAATTTAAATCAGAATTTTTAACTTACTGTCAAAATTGTttgttctttttatattttgttggaATGCATGTTTTCTTCTTGTGTGTGGTATATACTTATTATTTAATGATTGTGTTTTAAACCACCTTCGTTTCTTAGCATGCATTGACATTATACAGTTTATGACTGTTACCAAAACCCAGAACATGTACAAAGATTTATTAGAAATGtggaatatttatttacaaagatTGAAGAGATATGAAcaagttgaaataattttatttcagttcACCATTTGGGGATCGCATTTCCAGTATAGATTTCAATGTACAGACTGGAGATGACAATGTAAGTCGAGATTTGACATAACTTTAGTTCATATACAAATTTGTGACCAAAAAAATCCAATTAAGGAATAGAATGTATGATTAAAGGAATTTTTgtgttgattttattgtttgaaatggAGCCAGTAAATGTTAAGGTTTTTAAGTCAATGTTCCAAGTTATTCATCTTTTGAAAAGAATCTAGTCAGAATAAAGTGGTCTTCTTAACATTAATGGCttgtataaaaattttgtaGAGTGCAGCTTCAATGTTTGAACAGGCTTGTAATGAGCGAATACAGCAATTCGATGACAATGATAGTGACGAGGATATATGGGAGGAAAAAGAAATCACCTTCTCGCCAAATGCTCAACAACATAACAGAGCTGCGTAAGTGAATAGAGACAGCCCCTGTCCTCATATTcattatattgtatgatattttgtggtttcaataatatttttcagTATCAAATTTTGTGCATTTAGTGAAAATTACAGTTTCAAGATTCAAAGATTTGTTGCttatgatcctatcaatacaatatATGTGATAATGCTCTCCAATGAACATTTGATTTTGTGTATCACCTCCAAAGCGAAATATAAGAGCATtagattttaacaaataatgatgaaaccacagtacaatTGACTTAGTATATGGTTTGTGTTTGGTTTTCGGTAATGTTCAGTCTTATTGCTGTTTTGCTAACGCTTTGTCTTAACAACTGCCTTTTCAGTCGGTTACCAGAAACAAGGGATGACAGTGACAGCACTGACAGTGAAGAGGAGTTGGACTCCCCACGGAAAATTGTCTCACAACCAAACGAAAAAATGGATGTTGATAACAGTGAAAGTAAGACacatgttaatattttaaaaaatgtacatgcatacttTTACCTCTGCAAGGTGTAGAGTCTGTGTCATCATTTGAGAGAAAtttgtctttaaaataaaaaaatttttccACTAGATTGGGCAAATTTTGATGATGTTGCGACAGAATCTGTGCCTGTTGCTATGGATACCTCACCCTGGAACCAGTCCTCTACCTCCGCTGAAGCTTCATCATCGAGCGAGAAAACGGAGAAATGGGCCGACTTCAGCAACAAGATCCCACAGGATGAGGAGGCCAAGGACAACTGGGCAGACTTCAATGATATCAAAGATTTGGCAAGGTAAGAATCTTTTATGGGCATTTGGTCTTTTGTAGGAAAAGTAAATCAATACATGAGAAGAACCTCACTCTCTAATGCTGGAAATGTAAACTACTGCATATTCAAATGGAAAGACAAGTGTAAAACCTTGCAACTGCCACATAAACAGAAAATTGAATGAGCATGAGAGGATCGGCTTGTTTACATAGTAGTAATGATAAATTGATGTGGAGATATGATTGTTTACAGTACTGATCCAGGGCCGAGGAGTAGCTCTCCTGTAGCTATGGATACCAATGATGTCAATTCTAGACCCTCTGCTTATTGTAAGTCTTCTGTATGTTACTTGATTTTGTTAGTCAAACACTTTGGTCTACAAGTTCTTTTTCTGTACTTGTTCATAGTAATTATATAAATGTCTGTTAGTTATATGGTATTACTCCACTTAACTGACCTCTGATAGAAGAGTCTCTGTTTTGATTAGAATTTGTGAGTTTAATAATGTTTCTTTCCTTTGCAGTAGCACGTAGTGCGCCTGCAGATTTGGGCTCCCAGGTTGAATCCAGCACTGAGGAGCTGAGGGCTGAGGACCTGACAGAGAGGGACAGCATGGTCCAGGAGGAGGAAGTGTCCTCCACATCAGACAATGTCTCCTCCTCATCCCCACCCTCATCCCCCAGGGTATCAAACTCATCACCAGAACAAAAGGCCAGGTACTGCAGTGTGGACATTCACCATTGATAACTGTACTTTCTTTATTAAGCTAAGATGATGGTTAAAATTACAAGTACCTTGTGCAATGAACCTATTCCAAATAAGTTTGGCAAAAGTACATTTACCAGTTACATCCATACTTTCTTGTTTACAGTCAAGTGTAAACTTGAAATTATATGCAGCATATGCAAGGAATtactttaaagcaatatgagctgcaattttcatgttgaaaatttttaaagagaaaatgttattttctactaaaatgacaaaaaatatcatgatttttaaatttctgttagctttATTTTAGtgggaaaagccattaagaagcATTAATTGGAGTAAAAtcgaattattgtcgtcctgtacaaaaattgatctgctatatattccttttaaatgaaatctttctcctgaaaaaattaatgatttttacaaatcttATTTTATCACAAAAGTTTGTTAcaggcagacttatcatactagcaggtttttgcagcaaaataaaactctaaaaaatacagctcatattgctttaaatgtcagaattttttaaagtgtgtaATGTTGGTTTTTCATTTGTACTTATAGTCCAGAAAAGCCTGAAGAACCCTCATCTTCCACCCAAGCAATTCGTTCCTCGCCCCCTAGTATATCCCCCTCCCCCTCTGGGTACACCTCCCCAACACAGCCCTCTGGATTGGAGGACGAGGGGAGCTCAGTGGATGCCGCCCCCTCCTCTTCTGTTGACCCAGCACCCATTGCAGACCGAGGAGTTTTATCTTCTTCTGACAGTTCAGTGGATGGTCCAGCAGAAAGGTAGTTATCTAATGAATGTGATGATTATGCATCATTGTTTAGATGCAGTGTCATGTCTCTGATTTATAAAGTGACTGACATTTCATGGACAACATACGAAGAATTTGAATGAATGGAGATCTATATATGTAGAAGTTTAGCTTGgcaattttcacttttatgataaaattttcatttttgtggTTTGTATTAACTAGGACTGAAGACTCCCTTAGTGAAAACTTTGAGTGAGTTCCTTTGTTGTGCAATGGGCCATATGGTACCTTGCTGTTATGTATTTTTCGCAGTTTTGGAATtcttgattaaaaaatacacTGCAGAACTAGCTTTATGGGAACATTTGTTTGTTGATGACAGACTTGAGAGCTTCATGTCATTTCAtgcaaaaaacttgcaatttattgTGCACAAAAGCAAGTGCTTGCTTTTTAATGTTTCCCTAATCTCCTACACATCtctcaaaaataaattctttggaCATCCTTCTCCTGATGTTGTCACTTGCTTTTGGCGTGTTTTCTGTGGGCAATAAATTACAAGTTTTACATTTACAGAAGGTGGGCTCTATAGTGTGTCATACTGAATTTTCTCAAAATGCTACAGTTCTTCAGCTAGATCTTTGGGGAACGGATTActgtatattatgataaaacattaatgtatatatatatgaacactTTCATCAAGAATTCCATGGTTGTCTTagaacttttcaaaaatttcattttctttggaaCAGTTAAAATCAAGTGCAGAAATTTTTGATAATTGTTAAGTTCTcagacatttctttttttttaatttaatagctTTACTAGCTGTGCTTTTATAGACAAATTTCTcctattctttttaaaacaaataaatcttAAGAATTCAAGAGTTTGTATGGAATATTTGACAATCATTTACCTCTAAGTACCATTTTATTGGACAGGTGAATTTGTCTGTGAATTATAGCAAAGAAAATAAGGTCACATTATTTCAGATCTATACATTTTGGACTTTACAGTAAAACTAGCCTCAGGAAATGTTTAGTGTTCCATAGTTTTTAAATGGAAagataataaattttatttcaattgtagAGAATAGGaggaaaattgttttatatctcTATAAAAGCttcatacatatatacatgtacatttatgtacaaAAGGGAAATTATGAACAATCTAGCATATATTGCTCTTTTGATGATGTTTATTGATTGAGGTGAACTAGTTTAGAAATATGTCAAATCCTTAATAGGGTTCtcctttgatttaaaaatttttctgTGGTTCTATGCATTTTGTGAGATCTGTCTTTTATGCAAttaataagaaaattttactttgtCATGAAGTATTTTACTAAGTTGCTGAGAAACTATTCTGTGGtgcatgtaaattttattatggTGTAGAAAAACTTTAatgtatcaataaatattttaccgAGGCAACAAAATGTTTACTGTGGCACTTGTACACAGTAGGAGTAAGATTGGAGAACCCTGTACTAGGTGTTGTGGCATTCATTCACCTCTAAGTATCATTGTGaactcatatttattgctttctATAAAGATCTGAATTCTAGTGTGCATTTATATTATGTCACATATCTTCATCGCCAAATACTGATACTCTCTCTTCACTTTTtagacaaataatttttttttttagaaattgatATTTCTGTGAAAACTAATCCAtactaaaataaatgatatttgtgTTTTCCTACTTTCattcttttatattttgatctttttttacTGAGATGGAGAGCATTGAATAGGACCTATTTtcttatgatacatgtataataacaaAGAATAATGACTAAGATTTTACTATTTGTTTCCTTTAGTTTCCTGACCAGTGCTGGTCTGATGAAATCAACAGGTCATCTTCAGGGATCTGGGGACAAATCCCCAGAAACCAATGGTCCTATTCCAGAGCCCTCCAATGTCACAGAGAATCCATCCTCCGAAAATGTGTAAGTCTTACAAAACTGCATACTCCGTTGGGAGGggcaaaacaaaatcataactTATGTGAAGAAAAGATAATAAGGACACCAATGAGTGCAACCAAATTTATGTTGATAGAGAATTGCAGGAATATCTGATTATATGTGTAGTCaaaaagatgaaaaacaaaGCATCAGGGACAAGTGCATATGATTTATTGTAGACATAGTTTGTTAAATGTGATAAGTTTAACAATGTACATTTTACAATTAGgggaataaaattgattttggtTTGTAAGGGAAATCAATTTCATCagaatttaaatcaaatttgttaCAAGCATGTTGTTTAAAATACACTCATCACGATTTCATGAAGTTTGTCTTGCCTCTGAGAAAAAAGCTGGCGTACATTGTATGTTTTTTTCTTGCAGAGCTCAAGCCAAAGACACACCAGATAAAAAAGACACCGTACCAAGTTCATCACCTCCAACCCTGCAGAATGGACCAGTTTGATCTAGAACATTTGTGTTAGATTGGGTTTTAATTATTCTAGTACTGTGTGAGCGAGTCCCCAGGGCAGCGTTTTTATACAGCCTTACACAGCATGGTCAGCGCATGGATGTGAATGATTGTGGCAGAGAACTTACTTTGTATGAGAATATATATCGACAATTATTTCTGAGAggcttttattatttatgttgAGGGACACAAAAACAGTATTTTTGCTGATAAAGGTCATTCTAATTTTTAGCAAGAAGAAACTAGAAGCCAACTTTGTTTTCTGTATGTTGTATAGTTGTAAGACAAAAATTCAATAATGATGAAATGCAATGGACTCTGCAGTATTGCAGTAGACAATGCTGGTTGTAcatagatgattttttttttcgtgtaaAGATGTATTCCTTTGTAGATAGTCTGCCAAAAGTCTGCCGTGGACTGTAGACCTGTGATGTAAGAGTTACTGGTCCCTGATTAATATTCTGTGATAAATGTTACTGGTCTCCTGATGGTACGGGACCCAGTCGTTGACTGTCGCTATATATCAACCTCATCTGCAGAAGACACATCATGAATTGTCCCCtgcagaattattttttaaaaacatatttgggatttgggatgggggggggggggggggggggggggggagttccCAACATTCACGAGTATCTTGAAATTACTTTTGCATTTGTCTGCATGAATATCTTATTTCTAttttctgttcttttttttttttaattaatttttaaattgaatcattTCGCAGTCATAAGCTGGGTCCAGTATTACCAATACAACTTCTTACCAATAATTACTGTTTAAACAGGTCGGTGCTTTCTATAGCTCTCTAACAGAAAACCCATGTGTTAGAAATATACTCCTAAACATTGCTGGCTCCTCTCAGCATAATCTTTTGTCATTTCATATTTAAGATTACGTTAGTTTTGCCGAGTTGAATGATTTGTTTTTGTACTGTATTCATGTGACATTTTATTAGTTTTCACTCTGTAAAATCTTAAGTTGCACCCTGAATTGCTAAGCATGTGGAAGTTGGGTTGTTAATATCGATAGATAATGAGATATCGGGTCACAAatttcatgtatatgtatgattCACAACTGATGAGACAGTCTCTGGAAAAATAGCAATGTGTGATATactctgtagaaaaaaaaacaaacaaacaaaacatgtaAACCAGTGTGTTCATACTGTAAGTGTATGTGGACAAATTGGAGAGATGTACTGATGTCAGTGTTTGTGGTATTGCTATTCATAAACGATTAAATTGTACCACCAGCTTAGCTGATGCTCCTCAACATTGTTATTCTAGTGTTTCTATCCCTCTCCCCCCaggacaagaaaaaaaaaaggaccaAATAGAATGTGCCATAGTTGTATTTCggcattttttgttttatcgcCCCCCTGCGATGGATAGATGATGCTCTGCACTTTTTGTTTGAAAGGCTTTATTTGGTACTTGAGTTGGAATGGTTAAATATTGAAAGAATTgtcaaatatttttagttttttttttttttttaaattgttttaatttgcaTTGATATTTCCCAAAATGAACTATTTTATCTGTCTGCACTTGTTATAGCATGTACTGCACACCAAGGTGTTTGTATCTGGCTTAACTAACTCTCTCCTTCTTGTAAAAGATGCAACAGAAGAATTTGATATTCATGCATTCACAGCATCTATTTATGTTGAATGGTTTTGAGTTGGGCGTTCCTTGTAATAGTGCTGTACATTACAATCAAATTTTACTGTACatacatatttttgtatatCATGCCCAGTGTTGGGGGCCTCTAGAggggtttatttatttaacttttacTGGTTTACGCCCATCTAGAGGATCAGACGGCCATTGTTTTAACACAACTGGTAGGATATATCATATGCAACTCTAGGCAGTAGTGTTTTTTATACCAGgggaaaataatgttttatctTCATTTGTCaaatcaaatgttattttgTGCAGATCATAGATTTCCAATGCAGAAGTATG is drawn from Crassostrea angulata isolate pt1a10 chromosome 5, ASM2561291v2, whole genome shotgun sequence and contains these coding sequences:
- the LOC128182707 gene encoding serine/threonine-protein phosphatase 6 regulatory subunit 3-like isoform X3, which produces MFWKFNLMTTSHIDTLLDKEDVTLRELMDEEDILQECKSQNSKLIEFVTKPENMEEMVKLITVEPTDSDDEKLRYKYSNTACELLTSDVSQINDALADSEELVKKLYAFLEMEKPLNPLLASFFSKVMGLLITRKSEMIFNFLKSQEDFVGTLLYHIGTSAIMDLLLRLLTCVEWVELRKAVIEWLNEKQIVEKLIACLVPTQDEDVHCNAAQSLCDIVRLGREQLSQLQDRGETDPLLNTVEQEDNVADLLTNMLDTGKNESVIVNGLSVIQTLLEFRKQGPEGSNDQITSLDTDRLAQGVTNVLLAITPRLKDFHSLLVEPPKQRFETMPTTIGCLDPPLGNTRLQTVRLIAALVLTNTHTVNVELANLGTIKVLLDLCFHYVWNNFLHTHVSQCVNTILYNSPVEVDGKKEHLLLAQLFTDCNLLQRIMEVWEENDQQQSQERGRRKGYMGHLTKMANDIVAVMEKGENSELVKDQFAELPEEVRERWDGFVAGALLDVNKRNTVESMRGRPLTSSSDDEESDFRDIPFPQDAAMQQAFSDYQLQQMTSNFIDQFGFNEEEFQEQEEKADSPFGDRISSIDFNVQTGDDNSAASMFEQACNERIQQFDDNDSDEDIWEEKEITFSPNAQQHNRAARLPETRDDSDSTDSEEELDSPRKIVSQPNEKMDVDNSENWANFDDVATESVPVAMDTSPWNQSSTSAEASSSSEKTEKWADFSNKIPQDEEAKDNWADFNDIKDLASTDPGPRSSSPVAMDTNDVNSRPSAYLARSAPADLGSQVESSTEELRAEDLTERDSMVQEEEVSSTSDNVSSSSPPSSPRVSNSSPEQKASPEKPEEPSSSTQAIRSSPPSISPSPSGYTSPTQPSGLEDEGSSVDAAPSSSVDPAPIADRGVLSSSDSSVDGPAESFLTSAGLMKSTGHLQGSGDKSPETNGPIPEPSNVTENPSSENVAQAKDTPDKKDTVPSSSPPTLQNGPV
- the LOC128182707 gene encoding serine/threonine-protein phosphatase 6 regulatory subunit 3-like isoform X2; translated protein: MFWKFNLMTTSHIDTLLDKEDVTLRELMDEEDILQECKSQNSKLIEFVTKPENMEEMVKLITVEPTDSDDEKLRYKYSNTACELLTSDVSQINDALADSEELVKKLYAFLEMEKPLNPLLASFFSKVMGLLITRKSEMIFNFLKSQEDFVGTLLYHIGTSAIMDLLLRLLTCVEWVELRKAVIEWLNEKQIVEKLIACLVPTQDEDVHCNAAQSLCDIVRLGREQLSQLQDRGETDPLLNTVEQEDNVADLLTNMLDTGKNESVIVNGLSVIQTLLEFRKQGPEGSNDQITSLDTDRLAQGVTNVLLAITPRLKDFHSLLVEPPKQRFETMPTTIGCLDPPLGNTRLQTVRLIAALVLTNTHTVNVELANLGTIKVLLDLCFHYVWNNFLHTHVSQCVNTILYNSPVEVDGKKEHLLLAQLFTDCNLLQRIMEVWEENDQQQSQERGRRKGYMGHLTKMANDIVAVMEKGENSELVKDQFAELPEEVRERWDGFVAGALLDVNKRNTVESMRGRPLTSSSDDEESDFRDIPFPQDAAMQQLQQMTSNFIDQFGFNEEEFQEQEEKADSPFGDRISSIDFNVQTGDDNSAASMFEQACNERIQQFDDNDSDEDIWEEKEITFSPNAQQHNRAARLPETRDDSDSTDSEEELDSPRKIVSQPNEKMDVDNSENWANFDDVATESVPVAMDTSPWNQSSTSAEASSSSEKTEKWADFSNKIPQDEEAKDNWADFNDIKDLASTDPGPRSSSPVAMDTNDVNSRPSAYLARSAPADLGSQVESSTEELRAEDLTERDSMVQEEEVSSTSDNVSSSSPPSSPRVSNSSPEQKASPEKPEEPSSSTQAIRSSPPSISPSPSGYTSPTQPSGLEDEGSSVDAAPSSSVDPAPIADRGVLSSSDSSVDGPAERTEDSLSENFDFLTSAGLMKSTGHLQGSGDKSPETNGPIPEPSNVTENPSSENVAQAKDTPDKKDTVPSSSPPTLQNGPV
- the LOC128182707 gene encoding serine/threonine-protein phosphatase 6 regulatory subunit 3-like isoform X1, whose product is MFWKFNLMTTSHIDTLLDKEDVTLRELMDEEDILQECKSQNSKLIEFVTKPENMEEMVKLITVEPTDSDDEKLRYKYSNTACELLTSDVSQINDALADSEELVKKLYAFLEMEKPLNPLLASFFSKVMGLLITRKSEMIFNFLKSQEDFVGTLLYHIGTSAIMDLLLRLLTCVEWVELRKAVIEWLNEKQIVEKLIACLVPTQDEDVHCNAAQSLCDIVRLGREQLSQLQDRGETDPLLNTVEQEDNVADLLTNMLDTGKNESVIVNGLSVIQTLLEFRKQGPEGSNDQITSLDTDRLAQGVTNVLLAITPRLKDFHSLLVEPPKQRFETMPTTIGCLDPPLGNTRLQTVRLIAALVLTNTHTVNVELANLGTIKVLLDLCFHYVWNNFLHTHVSQCVNTILYNSPVEVDGKKEHLLLAQLFTDCNLLQRIMEVWEENDQQQSQERGRRKGYMGHLTKMANDIVAVMEKGENSELVKDQFAELPEEVRERWDGFVAGALLDVNKRNTVESMRGRPLTSSSDDEESDFRDIPFPQDAAMQQAFSDYQLQQMTSNFIDQFGFNEEEFQEQEEKADSPFGDRISSIDFNVQTGDDNSAASMFEQACNERIQQFDDNDSDEDIWEEKEITFSPNAQQHNRAARLPETRDDSDSTDSEEELDSPRKIVSQPNEKMDVDNSENWANFDDVATESVPVAMDTSPWNQSSTSAEASSSSEKTEKWADFSNKIPQDEEAKDNWADFNDIKDLASTDPGPRSSSPVAMDTNDVNSRPSAYLARSAPADLGSQVESSTEELRAEDLTERDSMVQEEEVSSTSDNVSSSSPPSSPRVSNSSPEQKASPEKPEEPSSSTQAIRSSPPSISPSPSGYTSPTQPSGLEDEGSSVDAAPSSSVDPAPIADRGVLSSSDSSVDGPAERTEDSLSENFDFLTSAGLMKSTGHLQGSGDKSPETNGPIPEPSNVTENPSSENVAQAKDTPDKKDTVPSSSPPTLQNGPV